A single Bufo bufo chromosome 6, aBufBuf1.1, whole genome shotgun sequence DNA region contains:
- the WNT9B gene encoding protein Wnt-9b: MPAGLHLFLAALPLLTLLGQPVDSYFGLTSKESLSHYTSPSSVIGSNHNRPHLKQCDLLPLTRRQKRLCRKEPGLAEALKEAVRLGIVECQYQLRSERWNCSLQGRGSLLKRGFKETALLYAVSSAALTHSLAKACSGGKMERCTCDDSPGLESQRAWQWGVCGDNLRHSTRFLQNFLGQRKGGRDMRAKVDLHNTNAGIKAVKSGLKTTCKCHGVSGSCAVRTCWKQLSPFHETGALLKAKYDNAVKVLGATNEAVGGHESLGHSFGRSPRSTDLVYLEDSPSFCRASRFSPGTAGRVCSRETTCDSLCCGRGYNTQSRMVTFSCHCQVHWCCHVECQKCVQQQDTYTCKQ; the protein is encoded by the exons ATGCCAGCCGGCCTCCACCTGTTCCTGGCCGCCCTGCCTCTGCTCACCCTTCTAGGACAGCCTGTGGACTCCTATTTTGG GCTAACTAGCAAGGAGTCACTCTCACACTACACTTCACCCTCATCTGTAATTGGCAGCAACCACAATCGACCCCACCTCAAACAGTGTGATCTGCTGCCCCTTACACGGAGGCAGAAGAGATTGTGTCGAAAAGAACCAGGTTTGGCAGAAGCACTGAAGGAAGCAGTTCGTTTGGGTATTGTGGAATGCCAATACCAACTGCGCAGTGAACGCTGGAACTGCAGTCTACAAGGCAGGGGGAGCCTCttaaaaagag GATTTAAAGAGACAGCCTTACTATATGCAGTGTCTTCTGCTGCTTTAACTCATTCGCTAGCTAAGGCTTGCAGTGGAGGTAAAATGGAACGTTGCACATGTGATGATTCTCCAGGGCTAGAGAGCCAGAGAGCATGgcagtggggggtctgtggagatAATCTACGTCATAGCACTCGCTTTCTTCAGAACTTCTTGGGCCaaagaaaaggaggaagagacaTGAGAGCCAAGGTGGATCTGCACAACACCAATGCTGGAATAAAG GCTGTAAAGAGTGGGCTAAAGACAACATGTAAATGCCATGGAGTATCCGGTTCCTGTGCTGTTCGCACCTGTTGGAAACAACTCTCCCCTTTCCACGAAACAGGAGCTTTGCTCAAAGCAAAGTACGACAACGCGGTGAAAGTTCTGGGAGCCACTAATGAGGCAGTGGGAGGTCATGAGTCTTTAGGACACTCCTTTGGCCGTTCTCCACGATCCACTGATCTAGTCTACTTAGAGGATTCTCCCAGTTTCTGTCGTGCCAGTCGCTTTTCACCTGGTACTGCCGGGAGAGTGTGTTCTCGGGAGACCACCTGTGACAGTCTGTGCTGTGGAAGAGGGTACAACACGCAGAGTCGTATGGTCACCTTTTCCTGCCACTGCCAAGTGCATTGGTGTTGCCACGTGGAGTGTCAGAAGTGTGTACAGCAACAAGACACCTATACCTGCAAACAGTGA